In Hyphomicrobiales bacterium, the sequence AACCCCAAGGTCCCGACCTGGCTCGAGACGATCATCCTGAAATGCCTCGAGGTCGATCGCGGCCGCCGCTACGCCGATGCCGCGCGCGTCGCCTTCGACCTGCGCAATCCGGAGCAGGTGGTGCTCGCCGAACCCCGGCCGCCACGCCGGTGGTGGGACTGGCTCCTCTCCGTCTTCCAGAAACGCGAGGACCATCTCCTCACCGGCCTCCCCACGGCCCGGCGGCGGGAGGCAGGCCCAGCGCTCGTCCTCGCGGCGGTCGATCTGGCCGATGGCACCGATCCGCTGGCCGCTGCCGTGCGCGCCGAGACCAGCCGGCTCGTGGCGACGCGCGCCGATTCCCGCCTCGCCTGCCTGACCGTCCTGAAGACGGAGATTCTCCGCGAAAGCGTCCTGGCCGACAGCGCAGGCCGCTCCATTTATATCAAACGGCTGGTTGCGCTGAAGGACTGGGCCCGCCCGCTCGGCCTCACCGAGGAACGGATCAGCTACCATGTGGTGGAGGCGGTGAGCGCCGCCGACGCGATCCTCCGCTATGCCGAGCATAACCAGATCGGCCATATCGTCGTCGGGGCGCGCGGCACGTCCGCCTTGCGCCGCCACCTTGGCAGCGTCTCGTCCAAGGTCGTGGCCGAGGCCGGCTGTTCGGTCACCGTGGTGCGGCGCGCTAACACCGCGAAACAAGCGTAGCAACAGGAGGCGGGCTGCACGAAGTAACCCGCGGACATGTCGAGCCCTCCCGAGGCGGTATCGTCTGTTTCGAGAAGACCATCGAGCGGGCCGAACTCGCGGCCGAACCGGCCGGTTATTGTCCAGCGCGGGGGCGATGCAGGCTGCCTTCCCCAGCGGCCGGAACACGAACGCCGTGCCACTTTGGCTTCAGGGGCGCCCTGACGGGCCTCGGCGAGCGGCGCAGTAGGCGTGACGGGCAGCTCATCGAAATGCAGCCGTCACAAGGCGCCCCGCGAAATCACGACTCGGTATATGAAGAGGCCGGGCGAACAAGACTCGCTTCGTCTGGCGATTGGCAGTTCAGCCCCTTGGGCAAGCCGGTTATGGATGGTTGATGACAAGCATACACTCTACCGTGCCGCTCGCTGCCGCGATCGACGACGAGCACATGTTCGATCTCGCCCCGGTCTCGCTCTGGCTGGAGGACTACAGCGCGATGCTGGCGCTGTTCGCGGAGTGGCGGAGACAAGGCGTCAACAACCTTCGCAGCTTCCTCGAAGCCGATATCGAGCGCGTCAAGGCCTGCTCCGCCTGCATCCGCCTGCTCAAGGTGAACCAGAGGACCCTGGCCCTGTACGGCGCCAGCGACACCGAGCATCTGATGGCCAATCTCGGAAGGGTCTTCCGTGCCGACATGCTGAAAAGCCATGTCGACGAGTTGGTCCAGCTCTGGGAGGGCAAGCTCGCGTTCAGCAGCCGGATCGTCAACTACTCCTTGTCGGGCGAGCGCCTCGACGTCCAGATCGCCGTGCGAATCCTGCCGGGACACGAGACGAGCTGGGACCGCGTGCTGGTCGCCATCGACGACGTCACGGAGCGCGAGGAGGCGCAGCGCAAGCTGGTGGCAAGCGAGGCCTATGCGCGGGGCCTGTTCGACCATTCGCCGACCTCGCTCTGGGTCGAAGATTTCCGCTACGTCAAACGCCTGCTCGATGAATTGCGGGAACAAGGCATCGAGGACCTGCGCGTCTTCACCGAGGTGCATCCCGAATTCATCGACCGCTGCATGCATGAGATCCGTGTGATCGACGTCAACCGCCACACGCTCGAGATGTTCGCGGCCCGCGACAAGGCCCATCTCCTCACCAATCTCGACGGCATCTTTCGCGACGAGATGCGCGGTCCTTTCCGCGAGCAGCTCATCGACCTGTGGAACGGGAAGATCTTCCAGCAGCGCGAGGTCGTGAACTACAAGCTCGACGGCACCCTGGTCTACCTGCACCTGCAGTTCTCGGTGCTGCCCGGACATGAGCAGGATTGGTCGCTGGTCCAGGTCGCGCTGACCGATATCACAGCCCGGCGCAAGGCCGAGGCCTATCTCGAATTCCTCGGCAAACACGACGTGCTGACCAAGCTCTATAATCGCGCCTTTTATGTCGATGAACTCAACCGGATCGAACGCAGGCGCATGCAGCCGGTCTCCCTGCTGCTGCTCGATCTCAACGGCCTGAAATCCGTCAACGACGAGTTCGGCCACGGTGCCGGCGACGAACTCTTGCGGCGTGCCGGCGAGGTGCTCGCCAAAGCCGTCGACAAGCCGCTCTTCGCGGCACGAATCGGGGGCGACGAATTCGCGCTGGTTCTGCCAGGGGCGGGTCCCGGCGAGGCCGCGCTGGTGCTCGCCAATGTCCGCCAGCTCATCGAACTCAACAACCAGTTTCACGGCGACAGTGCGCTCAGCCTGTCGCTCGGCATGGCCACCTCCGAGCCAGGCGAAGCGATGGAGGCGCTGGCGAAACGTGCCGACCGGCTGATGTATGAGGATAAGCGCAACTACTACGCCACCATCCAGCAGGACCGCCGCCTGCCGAAATCTCCAGCGGATTTGTGAGACCGGCTCGCAGGGCTTTCAGCCTCCCGACCTCTGCCGCTCGGTTGCCATCGTCGCCTCATGCCACCGGCGGCTTCACCGTCGCGGTCATCTGAGCCCGCCAGGGTCGGGGCAACGCCGAAATTGCGGAGCGTGCGGCTCCTTCCGAAATGACGATCGGCCCCTTGGCGATCATCGCCACGGCAGCGTGCGTTGCACCCTTGCCATGCACTCCGGGGCCGAACGGCTGCCTTCCGGTCAGAGGCGCGGCGTCGGACCGGCGCGGCCGCCATGGCGGTTTGACGAAGCGACGGGATCGGCCAGAAAACGCTCGATCTCGCCACGGTCCTCACGCGGCAATCCGCCTTCGCCGACAGCGGCAAGGATATCCGTGACGCCGTTCGAGCGCCCGTTTGCAGCCGCCCTGGCATGGCACCGCTCGCTACAGCGCCTCCATCAGCGCAGCCCCGGCAGGGCGGCGTCCATCCTCTCGCCACCCCAGCCGATCGCGAGCAGGCCATCCGGGGAAGGAAGCCTCTCGCGCCTCAGCGGTCCGCCCTCCCCGCGAGACCTTCAAGCCGCCACGGTGAAGGCCTCGTCAGCGACGATCTGCGTGCCGGCCTCGCCGCGGAGCGCCGCAACCGCATCCTCGATGCGCGCGATGATGCAGCGCCGGCCGCCGCCTTCGATGAACTGCACGGCCGCGTCGATCTTCGGCCCCATGCTGCCGGGCGGGAAATGCCCCTCTTCATGCAGGCGCTTGATCTCGGACAGGCTGACGCGATCGAGGAAGCGCTGCTCCGGCTTGCCGAAATGCACGGCGACGCGCGGCACGGCGGTCAGGATGATCATGTCCTGGATGTCGAGCAGGTTCGCCATCTTGGCGGTGGTGCGGTCCTTGTCGATCACCGCCTCGACGCCGCGGCTCTGGCCGTTGGGCTGGCGCACGACCGGCACACCGCCGCCGCCGCCCGCGATCACGACAGCGCCCTTCTCCGCCAGCGCCTGCACGAGGTCGAAATCGACGATGTGCTGCGGTAGCGGCGAGGGCACGACATGGCGATAGCCGCGGCCCGAATCCTCCTTCATCAGCCAGCCCATCTCCTCGCTGAGGGCCTTCGCCTCCTCCTCGGTGTAGAAATAGCCGATCGGCTTGGACGGATTCTGGAAGGCCGGGTCGTTGGGGTCGACCTCGACCTGGGTCAGCACGCAAGTCACCTCGCGCGGATTGCCCTTGGCGCGCAGCGCGTTCTCCAGCGCCTGCGTCAGCAGATAGGCGATGCCGCCCTGGCTATGGGCGACGCAGATGTCGAGCGGCATCGGCGCGACGCGATGGCGGGCGATGGCGTGGCGCAGCAGCATCTTGCCGACGACCGGGCCGTTGCCATGGGTGATGATGAGCTGCGAGCCGAGCTCCATCAGCGGCAGCAGGGCGGCGCCGGTCTCGGCCGCGAGCTGCTCCTGCTCCTCGGCCGTGCCGCGAATGCCCTCGGGATGGATGGCGTTGCCGCCGATGGCGATGATCAGGCGGTCCGGAACAGCATCTTTCGAAGTCATGAGTCCTCCTCCCACGCGCCGGCCGACAGGTCGCGACGCATGTTGAAATTATCGATTGGTGCGGAACGCGGGCCGCTCATGAGCGGCCCGCGGCAGTCTTCAGCCCGCGACGCCTTCCCGACGCGCGAAGGCCAGCAGAGCCTTCTCGAAAGCCTCCATCGGCGGATAGGTGATGCCGGCGCCGATCATGCCGATGCCGGCCTCCTTATGCGCGATGGCGGTGTTGATCACCGGCATGATGCCGGTCTGCAGCACCTTGCGCATGTCGATGCCGGTCGGCACGCCCTTGAAGTTGAGCAGCGGCACCGTGACGTTCGGGTTCTCGGCCGTGGTGATCTCGGCCATGCGGACGGAGAAGCCGATGGCTTCATCGACCGTACCGCCGACGAGCGGCACGATGGCCGGCGCCGCCGCCATGGCGAAGCCGCCGATGCCATAGGTCTCGGTGATCGCGCTGTCGCCGATATCGAGGCCGGAATCCTCCGGCTTGTATCCCGCGAACATCGGGCCGATGACCTTCTGCGCCGGGCCGGTGAACCAAGTGAAGCCCGGCACGCCGCTGATGCGGATGCCGAACTCGACGCCGTTGCGACACATCGTCGTCAGGATGGTCGAATGTTCGACGCCATGGGCGGCATCGAGCGCGCATTTGCACATCGCCATCCAGGTCGGGCCGGAGAAGTAGTCGCTGCTCGCGATGAAGTCGAAGACCTCGCGCTTCTGGGCCGTCGTGAACGACGTCTCCAGGATGAAGGGCGCGAGCTTCTGGATCAGGATTGTCGTGCCCGCGACGTTGCGGTTATGGCACTCGTCGCCCATGTGCAGCGCCTGCGAGAGCAGGAGACGCAGGTCGATCTCGCCGGCGATCTGCATCGCCTCGCGCAGGATCGGGCCGAGCACGTCGCGCATCCAGTTCAGCCGGGCGATGACGGTCTCGTCATTGGCTCCCATGCGCAGGATCTTGGAGAGCTGCTCGCTGAGATTGGTGTAGGCGACGTTGCCATAGGTCTTGTTCTTCACGATGTGCATGAACATCGAGGCCGACGTCACGCCGGCCATCGAGCCCACGCAGTTGTGCTCGTGACAGGGCGAGAAGGTGATCTCGCCGGAGGCCGCAAGCGCCGCCGCCTCCTCCAGGTTCTTGGCGAGGCCCTCGAAGACCAGCGCGCCGGTAACCGCGCCCTTCATCGGGCCCGACATCCGCTCCCAAGTGATCGGCGGGCCGGCGTGCAGGATGGTCTTCTTGGTCATGCCGGGCACGACTTCGAGGGCCGGACCGAAGCCGACCAGCACGGGCTGCGACTTCAGGATGCGCTCGACCGCTTCCTCGTTCGCCTTCTCGATGCGCGCCGCGATCTCCGGGCGGGCCAGGGCTTCGAGCGCGTCGATCAGCTCGGGCTTGCCGCCCGC encodes:
- a CDS encoding GGDEF family protein: MTSIHSTVPLAAAIDDEHMFDLAPVSLWLEDYSAMLALFAEWRRQGVNNLRSFLEADIERVKACSACIRLLKVNQRTLALYGASDTEHLMANLGRVFRADMLKSHVDELVQLWEGKLAFSSRIVNYSLSGERLDVQIAVRILPGHETSWDRVLVAIDDVTEREEAQRKLVASEAYARGLFDHSPTSLWVEDFRYVKRLLDELREQGIEDLRVFTEVHPEFIDRCMHEIRVIDVNRHTLEMFAARDKAHLLTNLDGIFRDEMRGPFREQLIDLWNGKIFQQREVVNYKLDGTLVYLHLQFSVLPGHEQDWSLVQVALTDITARRKAEAYLEFLGKHDVLTKLYNRAFYVDELNRIERRRMQPVSLLLLDLNGLKSVNDEFGHGAGDELLRRAGEVLAKAVDKPLFAARIGGDEFALVLPGAGPGEAALVLANVRQLIELNNQFHGDSALSLSLGMATSEPGEAMEALAKRADRLMYEDKRNYYATIQQDRRLPKSPADL
- a CDS encoding hypothetical protein (Evidence 5 : Unknown function) yields the protein MIAKGPIVISEGAARSAISALPRPWRAQMTATVKPPVA
- a CDS encoding hypothetical protein (Evidence 5 : Unknown function); its protein translation is MPREDRGEIERFLADPVASSNRHGGRAGPTPRL
- the yahI gene encoding carbamate kinase-like protein YahI, translated to MTSKDAVPDRLIIAIGGNAIHPEGIRGTAEEQEQLAAETGAALLPLMELGSQLIITHGNGPVVGKMLLRHAIARHRVAPMPLDICVAHSQGGIAYLLTQALENALRAKGNPREVTCVLTQVEVDPNDPAFQNPSKPIGYFYTEEEAKALSEEMGWLMKEDSGRGYRHVVPSPLPQHIVDFDLVQALAEKGAVVIAGGGGGVPVVRQPNGQSRGVEAVIDKDRTTAKMANLLDIQDMIILTAVPRVAVHFGKPEQRFLDRVSLSEIKRLHEEGHFPPGSMGPKIDAAVQFIEGGGRRCIIARIEDAVAALRGEAGTQIVADEAFTVAA
- the yahG gene encoding DUF1116 domain-containing protein YahG; amino-acid sequence: MPSINDLFSKVSVINIGLEMFKDDIEKQGGSAVHLDWRPPAGGKPELIDALEALARPEIAARIEKANEEAVERILKSQPVLVGFGPALEVVPGMTKKTILHAGPPITWERMSGPMKGAVTGALVFEGLAKNLEEAAALAASGEITFSPCHEHNCVGSMAGVTSASMFMHIVKNKTYGNVAYTNLSEQLSKILRMGANDETVIARLNWMRDVLGPILREAMQIAGEIDLRLLLSQALHMGDECHNRNVAGTTILIQKLAPFILETSFTTAQKREVFDFIASSDYFSGPTWMAMCKCALDAAHGVEHSTILTTMCRNGVEFGIRISGVPGFTWFTGPAQKVIGPMFAGYKPEDSGLDIGDSAITETYGIGGFAMAAAPAIVPLVGGTVDEAIGFSVRMAEITTAENPNVTVPLLNFKGVPTGIDMRKVLQTGIMPVINTAIAHKEAGIGMIGAGITYPPMEAFEKALLAFARREGVAG